The following proteins come from a genomic window of Canis lupus dingo isolate Sandy chromosome 20, ASM325472v2, whole genome shotgun sequence:
- the CISH gene encoding cytokine-inducible SH2-containing protein isoform X1, whose translation MVLCVQGPCSLLAVERIGQRALWAQSLELPEPAMQPLPAGAFLEEVTEETPAEPESEPKVLDPEEDLLCIAKTFSYLRESGWYWGSITASEARQHLQKMPEGTFLVRDSTHPSYLFTLSVKTTRGPTNVRIEYADSSFRLDSNCLSRPRILAFPDVVSLVQHYVASCATDTRGDSPDPAPTPALPTPKEDVPGDAAPPAPAVTAVHLRLVQPFVRRSSARSLQHLCRLVINRLVPDVDCLPLPRRMADYLRQYPFQL comes from the exons ATGGTCCTCTGCGTGCAGGG ACCTTGTTCTTTGCTGGCTGTGGAGCGGATCGGGCAGCGGGCCCTGTGGGCCCAGTCCCTGGAGCTGCCCGAACCAGCTATGCAGCCCTTGCCTGCCGGGGcctttctggaggaggtgacagaGGAGACCCCAGCCGAGCCAGAGAGTGAGCCCAAGGTGCTGGACCCTGAGGAGGATCTGCTATGCATAGCCAAGACCTTCTCTTACCTTCGGGAATCTG GCTGGTATTGGGGTTCCATTACCGCCAGTGAGGCCCGGCAACACCTGCAGAAGATGCCAGAGGGCACATTCCTAGTACGTGACAGCACCCACCCCAGCTACCTATTCACACTGTCGGTCAAAACCACCCGAGGCCCCACCAACGTGCGCATCGAGTATGCCGACTCCAGCTTCCGCCTGGACTCCAACTGCCTGTCCAGGCCGCGCATCCTGGCCTTCCCCGACGTGGTCAGCCTTGTGCAGCACTACGTGGCCTCCTGTGCCACTGACACCCGAGGTGACAGCCCTGACCCTGCACCCACCCCGGCCCTGCCTACGCCTAAGGAAGATGTGCCCGGGGACGCAGCGCCGCCTGCCCCCGCAGTCACCGCCGTACACCTAAGGCTGGTACAGCCCTTTGTGCGCAGAAGCAGCGCCCGCAGCCTGCAGCACCTGTGCCGCCTTGTCATCAACCGTCTGGTGCCCGACGTAGACTGCCTGCCACTGCCCCGGCGCATGGCCGACTACCTCCGGCAGTACCCCTTCCAGCTCTGA
- the CISH gene encoding cytokine-inducible SH2-containing protein isoform X2 has protein sequence MCPQSGLTGCALQQAHTRTGHPHLEHTSHHHHHHDDSCGHTPPPRPCSLLAVERIGQRALWAQSLELPEPAMQPLPAGAFLEEVTEETPAEPESEPKVLDPEEDLLCIAKTFSYLRESGWYWGSITASEARQHLQKMPEGTFLVRDSTHPSYLFTLSVKTTRGPTNVRIEYADSSFRLDSNCLSRPRILAFPDVVSLVQHYVASCATDTRGDSPDPAPTPALPTPKEDVPGDAAPPAPAVTAVHLRLVQPFVRRSSARSLQHLCRLVINRLVPDVDCLPLPRRMADYLRQYPFQL, from the exons ATGTGTCCCCAGTCAGGACTCACAGGTTGCGCTCTGCAACAGGCACACACACGTACAGGCCACCCACACCTGGAACACAccagccatcaccaccaccatcacgaTGACAGTTGTGGACACACCCCTCCTC CTAGACCTTGTTCTTTGCTGGCTGTGGAGCGGATCGGGCAGCGGGCCCTGTGGGCCCAGTCCCTGGAGCTGCCCGAACCAGCTATGCAGCCCTTGCCTGCCGGGGcctttctggaggaggtgacagaGGAGACCCCAGCCGAGCCAGAGAGTGAGCCCAAGGTGCTGGACCCTGAGGAGGATCTGCTATGCATAGCCAAGACCTTCTCTTACCTTCGGGAATCTG GCTGGTATTGGGGTTCCATTACCGCCAGTGAGGCCCGGCAACACCTGCAGAAGATGCCAGAGGGCACATTCCTAGTACGTGACAGCACCCACCCCAGCTACCTATTCACACTGTCGGTCAAAACCACCCGAGGCCCCACCAACGTGCGCATCGAGTATGCCGACTCCAGCTTCCGCCTGGACTCCAACTGCCTGTCCAGGCCGCGCATCCTGGCCTTCCCCGACGTGGTCAGCCTTGTGCAGCACTACGTGGCCTCCTGTGCCACTGACACCCGAGGTGACAGCCCTGACCCTGCACCCACCCCGGCCCTGCCTACGCCTAAGGAAGATGTGCCCGGGGACGCAGCGCCGCCTGCCCCCGCAGTCACCGCCGTACACCTAAGGCTGGTACAGCCCTTTGTGCGCAGAAGCAGCGCCCGCAGCCTGCAGCACCTGTGCCGCCTTGTCATCAACCGTCTGGTGCCCGACGTAGACTGCCTGCCACTGCCCCGGCGCATGGCCGACTACCTCCGGCAGTACCCCTTCCAGCTCTGA